CAGCAGGCCCGCGCGTCCGGGTCGATGCGGGCGATCGCCGAGGCGGCGGCCACCGCCGCCGGGGCGGTCGTGCTGCTGGTCGGCGCCCTCGAGGTGCAGTCCGGCCGGGCCAGCGCGGGGACGGTGGTGGCCGCCCTCAGCGTCACCGGGCTCCTCGGTGGCTACCTGCGCGACCTGGGACGGGTCAGCGAGTACGCCTCCCGCGCCTCGGTCGCGCGCCACGCGGCGAGGCGGTTCCTGACCACCCCGACGCTGCCCGACCCCGACGGCCTGCCGCCGCTGCGGGTCGAGCGCGGTGAGGTCAGGCTCGAGGGGGTGACGGTCGAGGGGGCCCTGCAGCAGGTCGACGCCACCGTCGGGCCCGGCGAGGTGGTCGCCGTGGTGGGTCCCAACGGTGCCGGCAAGAGCACCCTGATGTCGGTGGTGAGCCGGCTGATCGACCCCGACCGGGGACGCGTCGTCGTCGACGGCCAGGACCTCCGCGACCGCTCGCTGCGCTCGGTCCGCCAGGCCGTCGGGCTCGCCGGCCCGGACCTGCCGCTGCTGCGGGGCAGCCTGCGGCGCAACGTCTGCTACCGCCGGCCCCGGGTGGACGCCGAGGAGCTGGCCCGGATCACCCGGCTCTGCGACCTCGACGAGCTGGCCGAGGAGCTCCCCGACGGCTGGGACAGCGACGTCGGGGAGGGCGGGTCACGCCTGTCGGCGGGGCAGCGGGCCCGGGTCACCATCGCCCGGGCCGCGCTCGGACGTCCGCCGGTGCTGATCCTGGACGAGGCCGAGGCCCACCTGGACGCCCGGGCGGTCACCGTGCTGGAGCGGGTCCTCCGCGACCACCGCGGGGTGGCGCTGGTCGTCACCCACCGGCGTTCCGTGGTCGAGGCCGCCGACCGGGTCTGGCACCTGGCCGACGGCCGGCTGGTCGAGACCGGACGCCCCGACGAGCTCCTCGCCGGCTCCGGGCCCACCGCGCGGCTGCTCGCCGAGCGCGGCCCGGCCTCCGGGTCCGCCGCAGTCGTGGGGGTCGGGGCATGAGCAGCCGTCGCGCCTCCGTCGTCGGCTCCGGGCCCAACGGGCTCGCCGCCGCCGTCGTGCTCGCCCGCGCCGGTCTCGAGGTGACGGTGTGGGAGGCCGCCGAGGACGTCGGCGGGGCGGCCCGCTCCCGGCCGCTGCTCGGCCCGGGCACCAGCGTCGACCTCGGCTCGGCGGTGCACCCCTTCGCGGTCGCCAGCCCGGTGCTGCGCTCCTTCGACCTGGAGCGCCACGGCCTGCGCTGGCTGCACTCCCCGGTGGTCATGGCCCACCCCCTCGACGACGCCCCGGCCGCGCTGCTGCACCGCTCCCTCGCCCTCACCGCGCAGGGCCTGGGACGCGACGAGGGCGCCTGGCTGCGGCTGCACGAGCCGGTGGTCCGGCGCTGGCGGGGGGTGGTCGACGCGGCACTCGGAGGTCTTGCTGTCCCGCGCGACCTGGTCGCTGCCGGCGTCCTCGGTGCGCCGGGCGCCCTGCCCGCTGCGGCCCTGGCCCGGCTGGCCTGGCGGGGACGGGCTGCCCGGGCCCTCTTCGCCGGCTCGGCCGCGCACTCGGTGCTCCCGCTGAGCCGGCCCGGGACGTCCGCCTTCGGGCTGCTCTTCGGCGCCGCCGCGCACACCGACGGCTGGCCGGTCCCCGCCGGCGGGGCGTCCTCGCTCACCCGTGCCCTGGTCGCCGAGCTGGTCGCCCACGGCGGCGTGGTCCACGTCGGGCACCCCGTCACCGCCCTCGCCGCGCTGCCGCCCGCCGACGTGGTGCTGCTGGACCTCGCCCCGCGGGCGGCCGCGGACCTGCTCGAGCCCGGGGCGGCGGAGCGGATGCGGCACCAGGTGCGCCGCTTCCGGCACGGGGTCGGGGTGCACAAGGTCGACCTGCTGCTGGACGGGCCCGTCCCCTGGCTCGACCCCGAGGTCGGCCGGGCCGCGACCGTCCACCTCGGCGGCGACCTCGACGAGGTGGGCCGCGCCCTGGCCGCACCGCACCAGGGCACGGTCGCCGGGCGTCCCTTCGTGATCCTCAGCCAGCCGTCGGTGGTCGACGCCTCCCGGGCGCCTGGCGGGCAGCACGTGGTGTGGGCCTACTGCCACGTCCCGCACGCCAGCCGGGCCGCCGCCGCGGAGCTGGTCGAGGCCCAGCTGGAGCGCTTCGCCCCCGGCACCGGGGCCCGGGTGCTGGCCCGCCGGGTGCACGGGCCGGCGGACCTCCAGGCCCAGAACGCCAACCTGGTCGGCGGGGACGTGGTCGGCGGTTCGATGGCCGGCACCCAGCTGCTGCTGCGCCCCCGACCCTCGCTGCACCCGCACCGCACCCCCCAGCCCGGGGTGTTCCTGTGCTCGGCCTCCACCCCTCCCGGGGGCGGCGTGCACGGGATGAGCGGCTACCACGCGGCCACCGAGGCCCTGCACCACCTGGGCGCCGAGCGTCCGGGCGTCCGTCCCCCCGACCCGAGGAGTCCCCGATGACCCGAGCCGACCGTTCGCGCGCCACCGCCTACCTGTCCCTGGCCGCCCTGACCGCCGTCGTGCTGCTGCCGCTGCGCCAGAACGCGCGGCCGGCCGCGGAGCGTCGCGACGGCTTCCCGCTGTCCTACTTCCCCATGTTCAGCGCCCGCCGGTCCAGCACCGGCACCGTGGTCCACCTCGTCGGCCGGGACGCCGAGGGCCGCGAGTCGGTGCTGCACCACCGCCACGCCGGGACCGGTGGGCT
The sequence above is a segment of the Auraticoccus monumenti genome. Coding sequences within it:
- a CDS encoding ABC transporter ATP-binding protein — translated: MPQPVSLPKPVARGRHALFTGLVGVGVGQAGCALGIALLVQRGFDALIADPTLPPPSTRTLVLLVVALAMTITAGAWLRGQERVVGEQLGQHYVQDVRATLFEHLTQVPARELGRRHRGNLLLKFVGDLGALRLWVARGLARLVVAVVAVAVILTGLAVVSWPLATGVGGVLLLGAGVTLVLGPWLQRTSRRSRRVRARLTGEVTERLQQLQVVQASGQERREGRRVHRRSERVADAMVQQARASGSMRAIAEAAATAAGAVVLLVGALEVQSGRASAGTVVAALSVTGLLGGYLRDLGRVSEYASRASVARHAARRFLTTPTLPDPDGLPPLRVERGEVRLEGVTVEGALQQVDATVGPGEVVAVVGPNGAGKSTLMSVVSRLIDPDRGRVVVDGQDLRDRSLRSVRQAVGLAGPDLPLLRGSLRRNVCYRRPRVDAEELARITRLCDLDELAEELPDGWDSDVGEGGSRLSAGQRARVTIARAALGRPPVLILDEAEAHLDARAVTVLERVLRDHRGVALVVTHRRSVVEAADRVWHLADGRLVETGRPDELLAGSGPTARLLAERGPASGSAAVVGVGA
- a CDS encoding phytoene desaturase family protein, with the translated sequence MSSRRASVVGSGPNGLAAAVVLARAGLEVTVWEAAEDVGGAARSRPLLGPGTSVDLGSAVHPFAVASPVLRSFDLERHGLRWLHSPVVMAHPLDDAPAALLHRSLALTAQGLGRDEGAWLRLHEPVVRRWRGVVDAALGGLAVPRDLVAAGVLGAPGALPAAALARLAWRGRAARALFAGSAAHSVLPLSRPGTSAFGLLFGAAAHTDGWPVPAGGASSLTRALVAELVAHGGVVHVGHPVTALAALPPADVVLLDLAPRAAADLLEPGAAERMRHQVRRFRHGVGVHKVDLLLDGPVPWLDPEVGRAATVHLGGDLDEVGRALAAPHQGTVAGRPFVILSQPSVVDASRAPGGQHVVWAYCHVPHASRAAAAELVEAQLERFAPGTGARVLARRVHGPADLQAQNANLVGGDVVGGSMAGTQLLLRPRPSLHPHRTPQPGVFLCSASTPPGGGVHGMSGYHAATEALHHLGAERPGVRPPDPRSPR